A single genomic interval of Lysobacter avium harbors:
- a CDS encoding DUF1674 domain-containing protein — protein MIGQTTSETDPAATTEVPAATEVDKPDQPSQIPEYGGREGLDPTRYGDWEKNGRCIDF, from the coding sequence ATGATAGGCCAAACCACCTCCGAGACCGATCCCGCCGCGACCACCGAGGTGCCCGCGGCCACGGAAGTGGACAAGCCGGACCAGCCTTCCCAGATTCCCGAGTACGGCGGCCGCGAAGGCCTGGACCCGACCCGGTATGGCGATTGGGAGAAGAACGGCCGCTGCATCGATTTCTGA
- the ygfZ gene encoding CAF17-like 4Fe-4S cluster assembly/insertion protein YgfZ: protein MSDKSPATVGPLIALPEQAVITLRGRDAIAFSQAQFMNDIGVLADGEWQWSGWLTPKGRVITLFALLRRDAETLWLMLPDGGAEAIVQRLRGYLFRSKVTIGIDEGLRVGGRFTQASGARGNTFAADGDTVELDLGTGEHARSLVICTGLDALPDDDAIARWRVADLQDGLPRLVDTEREQWTPQQLSLERLQAFSVKKGCYPGQEIVARTHFLGKAKRGLALLASGSPIPVGSDVTADGKSLGRVMSVASASDKHIALAVLPLERPQPGLPGSALMVDGASVIEAPLRDGLAR, encoded by the coding sequence ATGTCTGACAAGTCACCCGCCACTGTAGGCCCTCTGATCGCGTTGCCTGAGCAGGCCGTCATCACACTCCGTGGCCGCGATGCGATCGCATTTTCCCAGGCCCAGTTCATGAACGACATTGGCGTCCTCGCCGACGGCGAGTGGCAATGGAGTGGCTGGCTCACCCCGAAGGGCCGCGTGATCACGCTGTTCGCGTTGCTGCGCAGGGATGCGGAGACACTCTGGTTGATGCTCCCCGATGGCGGCGCCGAAGCGATCGTCCAGCGTCTGCGCGGCTATCTGTTCCGCAGCAAGGTCACCATCGGTATCGATGAGGGTCTCCGGGTGGGCGGCCGTTTTACCCAGGCGTCGGGTGCCCGCGGGAACACCTTTGCAGCTGACGGCGACACCGTTGAGTTGGATCTGGGCACGGGGGAACATGCGCGCAGCCTGGTGATCTGTACCGGTCTGGATGCCTTGCCCGACGACGACGCCATCGCGCGCTGGCGTGTGGCCGACCTGCAGGACGGCCTGCCGCGGCTGGTGGACACAGAGCGCGAGCAGTGGACGCCGCAGCAGTTGTCGCTGGAGCGACTGCAGGCCTTCAGCGTGAAGAAAGGCTGCTATCCCGGCCAGGAAATTGTTGCGCGCACGCATTTCCTGGGCAAGGCCAAGCGCGGCCTCGCCCTGTTGGCGTCGGGTTCGCCGATCCCCGTTGGCAGCGACGTCACCGCCGACGGGAAATCCCTGGGCCGGGTGATGTCGGTCGCCAGCGCGTCGGATAAGCACATCGCGCTGGCCGTGCTGCCGCTGGAGCGGCCGCAGCCCGGCCTGCCGGGCTCCGCGTTGATGGTGGACGGCGCCAGCGTGATTGAGGCGCCGCTACGGGACGGTCTTGCGCGCTGA
- a CDS encoding thiamine pyrophosphate-dependent enzyme, producing the protein MMSSLPSPIPARMRGLNRAEICDVNFTEFVRSWDGRAGVAPDDDAPVLEGSALDAKGFLELFESQLVSRHLDLMARVLRVQNKVFYTIGSSGHEGNAMVARATRHTDPAFLHYRSGGFMAERFRKLPGMDPAMDSALSFAASKDDPASGGRHKVWGSKPLWVLPQTSTIASHLPKALGTAIAIEAGRRLGHQLPIPDDSITICSFGDASSNHATAQTAFNAAAWTAYQKLPAPALFVCEDNGIGISVKTPSGWIARNFSQRADLDYFAADGLDLANGYADVQRAVEHCRATRRPTFLHLRTTRIMGHAGTDFEIEWRSLEELCAVEATDPLLRSASIALESGLMSRDEVLELYERTRKRCFAAAEEADRRPKLETLADVIAPLAPYSPDKVMAEAGRADFDERRLEVFGGEAKLPENLPPRHMAIQINQALHETFAKYPDALLFGEDVAQKGGVYTVTKGLQKAFGPRRVFNTLLDETMILGMAQGFANVGMLPIPEIQYLAYFHNACDQIRGEAASLQFFSNNQYANPMVVRIAGLGYQRGFGGHFHNDNSITALRDIPGLVVGCPSRGDDAVTMLRTLTALAKVDGRVSVFLEPIALYMTKDLHEAGDGGWLTEYPEQGKAMVIGEGRVYPPESDAGEDADVGDGDGRDDLVVFTYGNGVPMSLRAARSIREAHGWRTRVVDLCWLVPLNDAWIVEQARGARRILIVDEGRQSAGVGEGVITAIAEGGLGGIPFERVVGVDTYTPLAGAAFLVIPGEEDIVDAAGRLAAAD; encoded by the coding sequence ATGATGTCGAGCCTTCCCAGCCCCATTCCCGCGCGCATGCGCGGCCTCAACCGCGCCGAGATCTGCGATGTGAATTTCACCGAGTTCGTCCGGTCCTGGGACGGGCGGGCCGGTGTGGCTCCGGACGACGATGCGCCGGTGCTGGAGGGCAGTGCACTGGATGCAAAGGGCTTCCTGGAGTTGTTCGAATCGCAGCTGGTCAGCCGCCACCTTGACCTCATGGCGCGGGTGCTGCGGGTGCAGAACAAGGTCTTCTATACGATCGGTTCGTCCGGGCACGAGGGCAACGCGATGGTCGCGCGCGCCACCCGTCATACCGATCCGGCCTTCCTGCATTACCGCAGCGGCGGCTTCATGGCCGAGCGCTTCCGCAAACTACCCGGGATGGATCCGGCGATGGACTCCGCGCTGAGCTTTGCCGCCAGCAAGGACGACCCCGCCAGCGGCGGTCGCCACAAGGTCTGGGGCAGCAAGCCCTTGTGGGTGCTCCCGCAGACATCGACCATCGCCTCGCACCTGCCCAAGGCACTCGGCACGGCCATCGCGATCGAGGCCGGCCGGCGCCTTGGGCACCAGCTGCCGATTCCCGACGACAGCATCACCATCTGCTCCTTCGGTGATGCGTCCAGCAACCATGCGACCGCGCAGACCGCTTTCAACGCGGCCGCGTGGACGGCCTACCAGAAGCTGCCGGCGCCGGCGCTGTTCGTGTGCGAGGACAACGGCATCGGCATCTCGGTGAAGACGCCCTCGGGCTGGATCGCGCGCAATTTTTCCCAGCGCGCCGACCTGGACTACTTCGCCGCCGACGGCCTGGACCTGGCCAACGGCTATGCCGATGTCCAGCGCGCCGTCGAGCACTGTCGGGCCACCCGCCGGCCGACCTTCCTGCACCTGCGCACGACGCGGATCATGGGTCACGCCGGGACCGACTTCGAGATCGAGTGGCGGTCGCTCGAGGAACTGTGCGCCGTCGAGGCGACCGATCCGCTGCTGCGGTCGGCATCGATCGCACTGGAATCCGGGCTCATGTCCAGGGATGAGGTGCTGGAGCTTTACGAACGCACGCGCAAGCGCTGTTTCGCCGCCGCCGAGGAAGCCGATCGCCGACCCAAACTTGAAACGCTGGCCGACGTCATCGCGCCGTTGGCTCCGTACTCTCCCGACAAGGTCATGGCCGAGGCCGGGCGCGCCGACTTCGATGAGCGTCGCCTGGAGGTCTTCGGCGGCGAGGCGAAGCTGCCGGAAAACCTGCCGCCACGCCACATGGCCATCCAGATCAACCAGGCGCTGCACGAGACCTTCGCCAAGTACCCCGATGCGCTACTGTTTGGCGAGGACGTGGCCCAGAAGGGCGGCGTCTACACCGTCACCAAGGGGCTGCAGAAAGCCTTCGGGCCGCGCCGCGTGTTCAATACGCTGCTCGACGAGACCATGATCCTGGGCATGGCGCAGGGCTTTGCCAACGTCGGGATGCTGCCGATCCCGGAAATCCAGTACCTGGCCTACTTCCACAACGCCTGCGACCAGATCCGCGGCGAGGCGGCGAGCCTGCAGTTCTTCAGCAACAACCAGTATGCCAATCCGATGGTGGTGCGCATCGCCGGGCTGGGCTACCAGCGTGGCTTCGGCGGCCATTTCCACAACGACAACTCGATCACCGCGTTGCGCGATATCCCCGGCCTGGTGGTCGGCTGCCCGTCGCGCGGCGACGATGCGGTGACGATGCTGCGGACGCTGACCGCGCTGGCCAAGGTGGACGGGCGCGTCAGTGTGTTCCTGGAGCCCATCGCGCTGTACATGACCAAGGACCTGCACGAAGCGGGCGACGGCGGCTGGCTGACCGAATACCCCGAGCAGGGGAAGGCCATGGTGATCGGCGAAGGCCGGGTGTACCCGCCTGAAAGCGACGCGGGCGAAGATGCCGATGTCGGCGACGGCGATGGGCGCGATGACCTGGTGGTGTTCACCTACGGCAACGGCGTGCCGATGAGCCTGCGCGCCGCCCGCAGCATCCGCGAGGCGCACGGCTGGCGGACGCGGGTGGTGGACCTGTGCTGGCTGGTGCCGCTCAATGACGCCTGGATCGTCGAGCAGGCTCGCGGTGCACGCCGAATCCTCATTGTCGATGAAGGCCGCCAAAGCGCCGGCGTGGGGGAGGGCGTCATCACCGCGATCGCCGAGGGCGGGCTGGGCGGTATTCCGTTTGAGCGGGTCGTGGGCGTGGACACCTACACGCCGCTGGCCGGCGCGGCGTTCCTGGTCATTCCCGGCGAAGAGGACATCGTCGATGCAGCCGGCCGGCTGGCGGCAGCGGACTGA
- a CDS encoding acyl-CoA dehydrogenase family protein — protein sequence MSLNPYDLYDTRSLLTEEERAVQDTVARFTDERVLPIIGDAFDEGRFPRELIAEIAELGLLGSSLPEEYGGGGLNSVSYGLICQELERGDSGIRSFVSVQSSLCMYPIFAYGTEEQKQRWLPSMGRGETIGCFGLTEPHGGSDPANMKTSAKKDGDDWVLNGSKMWITNGNLADIAIVWAQTAEGIQGFVVEKGMKGFAAQEIKHKMSLRASVTSGLFFDNVRVPEANRLPSVKGLKGPLGCLTQARYGITWGPIGAAIACLDEVLGYTKERILFDRPVAATQSAQLKMADMARRITMAQLLVVQLGRMKDAGTMAPTQVSLAKWNNCRMAIDIARQCRDLLGGAGITTEHCAIRHAMNLESVITYEGTETIHQLVVGRELTGINAF from the coding sequence ATGTCCCTCAATCCCTACGACCTGTACGACACCCGCTCCCTGCTCACCGAGGAGGAGCGCGCCGTGCAGGACACGGTGGCGCGGTTCACCGACGAGCGCGTGCTTCCGATCATCGGCGACGCCTTCGATGAAGGCCGCTTTCCGCGCGAGCTGATTGCCGAGATCGCCGAGCTGGGCCTGCTGGGCTCCTCACTGCCCGAGGAATACGGCGGTGGCGGCCTGAATTCGGTGTCCTACGGCCTGATCTGCCAGGAGCTGGAGCGCGGCGATTCCGGCATCCGCAGCTTCGTCTCCGTGCAGTCCTCGCTGTGCATGTACCCGATCTTCGCTTACGGCACCGAGGAGCAGAAGCAGCGCTGGCTGCCGTCGATGGGGCGCGGCGAGACCATCGGCTGCTTCGGCCTGACCGAGCCGCACGGCGGCTCCGATCCGGCCAACATGAAGACCAGCGCCAAAAAGGACGGCGACGACTGGGTCCTCAACGGCAGCAAGATGTGGATCACCAACGGCAACTTGGCCGACATCGCGATCGTCTGGGCGCAGACCGCTGAGGGCATCCAGGGCTTCGTGGTCGAGAAGGGCATGAAGGGCTTCGCCGCCCAGGAGATCAAGCACAAGATGAGCCTGCGCGCCTCGGTCACCAGCGGCCTGTTCTTTGACAACGTGCGCGTGCCCGAAGCCAACCGCCTGCCCAGCGTGAAGGGTTTGAAGGGCCCGCTGGGCTGCCTGACCCAGGCCCGCTACGGCATCACCTGGGGCCCGATCGGCGCGGCGATTGCCTGCCTGGACGAAGTGCTGGGCTACACCAAGGAACGCATCCTGTTCGACCGCCCGGTGGCGGCAACGCAATCCGCCCAATTGAAGATGGCCGACATGGCGCGCCGCATCACCATGGCGCAGTTGCTGGTGGTCCAGCTGGGCCGGATGAAGGACGCCGGCACCATGGCCCCGACCCAGGTCAGCCTGGCCAAGTGGAACAACTGCCGCATGGCGATCGACATCGCCCGCCAATGCCGCGACCTGCTGGGCGGCGCCGGCATCACCACCGAGCACTGCGCGATCCGCCACGCCATGAACCTGGAGTCGGTGATCACCTACGAGGGCACCGAGACCATCCACCAGCTGGTGGTCGGCCGCGAGCTGACGGGGATCAACGCGTTCTGA
- a CDS encoding glycine zipper 2TM domain-containing protein, giving the protein MNKNMLAVAVAALMVGGVAVAAYNSFDRPASHDVGAASFSPVAGQTDLASFAGDSRADGSIAMLDRAPMARLDYADVIDIDEVTEKEDLYAVVTGVDPVRETSTVSSPRQVCEDVVVQERLPERDGNVGGTVAGAVIGGVLGNQIGKGNGRKAATAAGAVAGGFVGNRVDRNHVGGRVVERVDRQCRTVADTSQSSRMIGYDVSFRNPDGTTGSKRMGSKPGERISLGSRDEVVGYDVTYRFDGQERTVRMNDRPGDRLPVIDGQVVVQTASVAGTPRG; this is encoded by the coding sequence ATGAACAAGAACATGCTTGCCGTTGCCGTTGCTGCCCTGATGGTCGGTGGCGTCGCGGTTGCCGCCTACAATTCGTTCGACCGGCCGGCGAGCCACGATGTTGGTGCCGCCAGCTTTTCACCGGTCGCCGGCCAAACGGACCTGGCGTCCTTTGCCGGCGATTCCCGCGCCGACGGGTCGATCGCCATGCTTGATCGGGCGCCGATGGCTCGCCTGGACTACGCGGATGTGATCGATATCGACGAGGTGACGGAGAAGGAAGACCTGTACGCGGTCGTTACCGGGGTCGACCCTGTGCGTGAAACCAGCACCGTATCCAGTCCACGCCAGGTGTGTGAGGACGTTGTGGTGCAGGAGCGCCTGCCCGAACGCGATGGCAATGTCGGCGGGACGGTTGCCGGTGCGGTGATCGGCGGCGTCCTGGGCAACCAGATCGGCAAGGGCAACGGGCGCAAGGCAGCGACTGCAGCCGGCGCCGTCGCCGGTGGTTTTGTTGGCAACCGCGTCGACCGCAATCACGTCGGTGGGCGGGTCGTGGAGCGGGTGGACCGGCAGTGCCGCACCGTTGCCGACACCTCCCAGTCCAGCCGGATGATCGGCTACGACGTCTCGTTCCGCAATCCGGATGGCACGACGGGCAGCAAGCGCATGGGCAGCAAGCCCGGCGAGCGCATTTCGCTGGGCAGTCGGGATGAGGTGGTGGGCTACGACGTCACGTACCGCTTCGACGGCCAGGAGCGCACCGTGCGCATGAACGACCGCCCTGGTGACCGCCTGCCGGTGATCGACGGCCAAGTGGTGGTACAGACCGCTTCGGTGGCCGGTACCCCGCGCGGCTGA
- a CDS encoding DUF6116 family protein, giving the protein MTNPLLSPFMGWARKLRFPTLFKITAALFVLSVLIPDPVPFVDEILLGLGTLMLAQWKQRGQVIDAPPKPPR; this is encoded by the coding sequence ATGACCAACCCCCTTCTTTCGCCGTTCATGGGCTGGGCGCGAAAGCTCCGCTTCCCGACCCTGTTCAAGATCACCGCGGCGCTGTTCGTGCTTTCGGTGCTGATCCCCGACCCCGTTCCTTTTGTCGATGAGATCCTGCTGGGCCTGGGCACCCTCATGCTGGCCCAGTGGAAACAGCGCGGACAGGTGATCGACGCACCGCCCAAGCCCCCACGTTGA
- a CDS encoding TatD family hydrolase: MLVDTHCHLDAPEFDQDRAEVVKRARIAGVTRQVVPATIAAGWPGLRDVCASGDGLHAAYGLHPMFLDAHRREHIADLKQWIEREKPVAVGECGLDFYIPDPDREEQAWYFDAQLKLARDFDLPVIVHARRAVDQVISAIRRIGNLRGVVHSFPGSQQQADILWENGFMLGFGGPVTYERAKRLRRIVATMPLEWLLLETDAPDQPDAAHRGKRNEPARITHVLETIAQLRDISADELAAATSSNAERLFGLPPAPQHC; the protein is encoded by the coding sequence GTGCTTGTAGACACGCATTGCCACCTTGACGCTCCGGAGTTCGACCAGGACCGCGCGGAAGTGGTCAAGCGCGCCCGGATCGCCGGCGTCACCCGGCAGGTGGTGCCGGCGACGATTGCCGCTGGCTGGCCGGGCTTGCGCGACGTCTGTGCCTCTGGCGACGGACTGCACGCCGCGTACGGCCTGCACCCGATGTTCCTGGATGCGCACCGACGCGAACACATCGCCGACCTGAAGCAGTGGATTGAACGCGAGAAGCCTGTTGCCGTGGGGGAATGCGGCTTGGATTTCTACATTCCGGATCCGGACCGCGAGGAACAGGCCTGGTACTTCGATGCCCAGCTCAAACTGGCGCGCGACTTCGACCTGCCGGTGATCGTCCACGCCCGCCGCGCGGTGGATCAGGTGATCTCCGCGATCCGCCGGATCGGCAATCTTCGCGGCGTCGTCCACAGCTTCCCCGGCAGCCAGCAGCAGGCCGATATCCTCTGGGAGAACGGGTTCATGCTCGGATTCGGCGGGCCGGTCACGTATGAGCGCGCAAAACGCCTGCGCAGGATCGTGGCGACGATGCCGCTGGAATGGCTGCTGCTGGAAACCGACGCACCCGACCAGCCCGATGCCGCCCATCGCGGCAAGCGCAACGAGCCCGCGCGCATTACCCATGTGCTGGAAACCATCGCCCAGCTGCGGGACATTTCCGCGGATGAGCTGGCCGCCGCAACCTCGTCCAATGCCGAGCGACTGTTCGGCCTGCCGCCTGCCCCTCAACATTGCTGA
- a CDS encoding SDR family oxidoreductase — translation MQSVEGKIVLITGAAMGMGRLYAERAIAEGAKSVVLWDLDGPGLAATRDEIGRPGTQIHAYVVDVASLSDITTAAARVRSEVGDPDVVINNAGIVRSKLFWEHDHTRDIAAVMDINVLALMHITREFLPAMIANPGPARILNVASASGMLSVPRMSVYAASKWAVIGWSDSVRLELLRAGHGHVRVTTLIPSYITTGMFAGARAPLLTPLMEPEDVVDRAWRAMKRGKARLMMPWSVWLSGALRGVLPQPLWDVLADRVFRVYSSMDHFTGRRPRPGA, via the coding sequence ATGCAATCAGTAGAGGGAAAAATCGTCCTGATCACCGGCGCCGCAATGGGCATGGGCCGGCTGTATGCCGAGCGTGCGATCGCGGAGGGCGCCAAGTCCGTGGTGCTCTGGGACCTGGACGGACCTGGTCTGGCGGCCACCCGGGATGAGATCGGCAGGCCGGGCACACAGATCCACGCCTACGTTGTAGACGTCGCCTCGCTGTCCGATATCACCACCGCCGCGGCGCGGGTGCGCAGCGAAGTGGGCGATCCGGACGTGGTCATCAACAACGCCGGCATCGTGCGCAGCAAGCTGTTCTGGGAGCACGACCACACGCGCGACATTGCGGCGGTGATGGACATCAACGTGCTGGCCCTGATGCACATCACCCGCGAGTTCCTTCCGGCGATGATCGCCAATCCGGGTCCTGCGCGCATTCTGAACGTGGCCTCCGCTTCAGGGATGCTGTCGGTGCCGCGGATGAGCGTCTACGCCGCGTCCAAATGGGCGGTGATCGGCTGGAGCGATTCAGTGCGGCTGGAACTGTTGCGTGCAGGGCACGGCCACGTACGAGTGACGACGCTGATCCCGAGCTATATCACCACCGGCATGTTCGCCGGCGCGCGGGCGCCGCTGCTGACGCCGCTGATGGAACCCGAAGACGTCGTCGACCGTGCGTGGCGAGCGATGAAGCGCGGCAAGGCCCGGCTGATGATGCCGTGGTCCGTGTGGCTCAGCGGCGCGCTGCGGGGCGTACTGCCGCAGCCGTTGTGGGACGTGCTGGCTGACAGGGTGTTCCGGGTCTACTCATCGATGGACCATTTCACCGGGCGCCGGCCCAGACCGGGCGCATGA
- the pnp gene encoding polyribonucleotide nucleotidyltransferase, which yields MSKITKTFQYGKHQVTLETGEIARQAGGAVIVRVEDTVLLVSAVANKTAREGQDFFPLTVDYQEKFYAGGRIPGGFFKREGRQTEKETLISRLIDRPIRPLFPDGFRNEVQIIATVMSLNPEIDGDIPALIGASAALALSGAPFDGPIAAAKVGYKDGEYILNPTVSELEDSKLELVVAGTADAVLMVESEADVLSEDVMLGAVMFGHQQMQVAINAINELVAEAGKPKWTWSAPAADESLVSALKATLGDRLTQAFAVSDKLERKDAISALKKDVLGSMAEQMEANGWTTSDVSKQFSELEYSTLRGTVLSTKVRIDGRAPDAVRGISSKVSILPRVHGSALFTRGETQAIVAVTLGTARDGQVIDAVGGEYKDHFLFHYNFPPYSVGEAGRMMGPKRREIGHGRLAKRGVLAVMPTMEAFPYTIRVVSEITESNGSSSMASVCGSSLALMDAGVPIKAPVAGIAMGLVKEGNDYVVLSDILGDEDHLGDMDFKVAGTSEGISALQMDIKIQGITEEIMKAALQQAKAGRLHILGEMAHAMTSPRGELSEFAPRLITIKIHPDKIREVIGKGGSVIQAITKETGTQIDIQDDGTITIASVNAIAGQAAKDRIEQITSDVEPGRIYEGKVAKIMDFGAFVTISPGKDGLVHVSQISNDRVEKVSDVLKEGDMVKVKVLEVDKQGRIRLSMKAVDEGEGTPAE from the coding sequence GTGTCAAAAATTACCAAGACCTTCCAGTACGGCAAGCACCAGGTCACCCTGGAAACCGGTGAGATCGCCCGCCAGGCCGGCGGCGCAGTAATCGTCCGCGTTGAAGACACCGTGCTGCTGGTCAGCGCGGTTGCCAACAAAACCGCGCGCGAGGGCCAGGATTTCTTCCCCCTGACCGTCGACTATCAGGAAAAGTTCTACGCTGGCGGCCGCATCCCCGGCGGCTTCTTCAAGCGCGAAGGGCGCCAGACCGAGAAGGAGACGCTGATCTCCCGCCTGATCGATCGTCCGATCCGCCCGCTGTTCCCCGATGGCTTCCGCAACGAGGTCCAGATCATCGCCACGGTGATGTCGCTGAACCCGGAGATCGACGGCGACATCCCGGCCCTGATCGGCGCCTCCGCCGCGCTCGCGCTGTCGGGTGCGCCGTTTGATGGCCCAATCGCTGCCGCCAAGGTCGGCTACAAGGATGGCGAGTACATCCTCAACCCGACCGTCTCGGAGCTGGAGGATTCCAAGCTTGAGCTCGTCGTCGCCGGTACCGCCGATGCGGTTCTGATGGTCGAGTCTGAAGCCGATGTGCTGTCCGAGGACGTGATGCTGGGCGCGGTGATGTTCGGCCACCAGCAGATGCAGGTCGCGATCAACGCGATCAACGAGCTGGTCGCCGAGGCCGGCAAGCCCAAGTGGACCTGGTCTGCGCCGGCCGCCGACGAGTCGCTGGTCTCCGCACTGAAGGCCACGCTGGGCGATCGCCTGACCCAGGCGTTTGCGGTGAGCGACAAGCTCGAGCGCAAGGACGCCATCTCGGCGCTGAAGAAGGACGTGCTAGGCTCGATGGCCGAGCAGATGGAAGCCAACGGCTGGACCACAAGCGACGTATCCAAGCAGTTTTCCGAGCTGGAATACAGCACCCTGCGCGGCACTGTGCTCAGCACCAAGGTCCGTATCGACGGCCGTGCCCCCGACGCGGTGCGCGGGATCAGCTCCAAGGTCAGCATCCTGCCGCGTGTGCACGGCTCGGCGCTGTTCACCCGTGGCGAGACCCAGGCGATCGTCGCGGTCACCCTGGGTACCGCGCGCGATGGCCAGGTCATCGATGCCGTGGGCGGCGAGTACAAGGACCACTTCCTGTTCCACTACAACTTCCCTCCCTACTCGGTGGGCGAAGCGGGCCGCATGATGGGCCCGAAGCGCCGCGAGATCGGCCACGGGCGCCTGGCCAAGCGCGGCGTGCTCGCCGTGATGCCGACCATGGAAGCCTTCCCGTACACCATCCGCGTGGTCTCGGAGATCACCGAGTCGAACGGCTCCTCGTCGATGGCGTCGGTCTGCGGCAGCTCGCTGGCACTGATGGACGCCGGGGTGCCGATCAAGGCCCCGGTCGCGGGCATCGCGATGGGCCTGGTGAAGGAAGGCAATGACTACGTCGTGCTGTCCGACATCCTCGGCGACGAGGATCACCTGGGCGACATGGACTTCAAGGTGGCCGGTACCAGCGAGGGCATTTCGGCCCTGCAGATGGACATCAAGATCCAGGGCATCACCGAGGAGATCATGAAGGCGGCGCTGCAGCAGGCCAAGGCCGGTCGCCTGCATATCCTGGGCGAGATGGCCCATGCGATGACCTCGCCGCGTGGCGAGCTGAGCGAGTTCGCGCCGCGCCTGATCACCATCAAGATCCATCCCGACAAGATCCGTGAAGTGATCGGCAAGGGTGGCTCGGTGATCCAGGCCATCACCAAGGAAACCGGCACCCAGATCGACATCCAGGACGACGGCACGATCACCATCGCCTCGGTCAATGCGATCGCCGGTCAGGCTGCCAAGGACCGGATCGAGCAGATCACCTCGGACGTCGAGCCGGGCCGCATCTACGAAGGCAAGGTCGCCAAGATCATGGACTTCGGCGCGTTCGTGACGATCTCCCCGGGGAAGGACGGTCTGGTCCACGTGTCGCAGATCTCCAACGACCGCGTCGAGAAGGTCAGCGACGTGCTCAAGGAAGGCGACATGGTCAAGGTCAAGGTGCTGGAAGTCGACAAGCAGGGCCGCATCCGCCTGTCGATGAAGGCCGTGGACGAAGGCGAGGGTACGCCGGCGGAGTAA
- the rpsO gene encoding 30S ribosomal protein S15, with protein sequence MSIDTQKVIEENKRGENDTGSPEVQVALLTARIEMLQGHFKEHKQDHHSRRGLLMMVNRRRSLLDYLHRKDVARYKALIAKLGLRR encoded by the coding sequence ATGTCCATTGATACCCAGAAAGTCATTGAAGAGAACAAGCGCGGCGAGAACGACACCGGCTCGCCGGAAGTCCAGGTCGCCCTGCTGACCGCACGCATCGAGATGCTCCAGGGTCACTTCAAGGAGCACAAACAGGACCACCACAGCCGTCGTGGCCTGCTGATGATGGTGAACCGCCGTCGCAGCCTGCTTGACTATCTGCACCGCAAGGACGTGGCTCGTTACAAGGCATTGATCGCGAAGCTCGGCCTTCGTCGCTAA
- the truB gene encoding tRNA pseudouridine(55) synthase TruB, whose amino-acid sequence MTAAAGKRPRTRFRSLDGLLLLDKPAGLSSNQAMQRARHIFRARKAGHTGSLDPLATGLLPICFGEATKIAGLLLGADKAYLATAVLGISTDTDDADGTVLRERPVPALVDADIEAALTPLRGGIEQRAPIYSALKQGGEPLYAKARRGEAIEAPVRKVTVHSLDLLARDGERLQLGVECGSGTYIRSLVRDMGESLGCGAHVEHLRRTWVDPFRQPRMLTLEALEALAKQGEAVLDAALLPVEAGLADFTRVDLDEAQARTLGFGQPVLPAAKPEVSAGTTVAVHDQDGRALGIGRIDDAGWVHPQRLFVWATAPQP is encoded by the coding sequence ATGACCGCCGCCGCGGGAAAACGTCCCCGTACCCGGTTTCGTTCCCTTGATGGCCTGTTGTTGCTGGACAAGCCCGCGGGCCTGAGTTCCAACCAGGCGATGCAGCGCGCCCGCCACATCTTCCGTGCCCGCAAGGCGGGCCATACCGGAAGCCTTGATCCCCTCGCGACAGGCTTGTTGCCGATCTGCTTTGGCGAGGCGACCAAGATCGCCGGGCTGCTGCTCGGTGCCGACAAGGCCTATCTGGCCACCGCAGTGCTGGGCATCAGCACCGATACCGATGATGCCGACGGCACGGTACTTCGCGAGCGCCCGGTCCCCGCGCTGGTCGATGCAGATATCGAAGCCGCGCTGACACCACTGCGCGGCGGGATCGAGCAGCGCGCACCGATCTACTCCGCGCTCAAACAGGGAGGTGAACCCCTCTATGCCAAGGCCCGCAGGGGCGAAGCGATCGAGGCGCCGGTGCGTAAGGTGACCGTGCATTCGCTTGACCTGCTGGCGCGCGACGGGGAGCGCCTTCAGCTCGGCGTCGAGTGCGGTTCCGGTACCTACATCCGCAGCCTGGTGCGTGACATGGGCGAGTCTCTTGGCTGTGGTGCGCATGTCGAACATCTTCGCCGGACCTGGGTCGACCCTTTCCGGCAGCCCCGGATGCTTACCCTGGAGGCGCTGGAAGCGCTCGCGAAGCAGGGTGAGGCCGTCCTGGATGCCGCGCTGCTGCCCGTTGAGGCCGGTCTGGCTGACTTTACCCGGGTGGACCTGGACGAGGCCCAGGCCCGCACGCTTGGCTTCGGACAGCCGGTTCTACCGGCAGCGAAGCCGGAGGTGAGTGCCGGCACCACGGTCGCGGTCCATGATCAGGACGGTCGTGCGCTCGGCATCGGGCGCATCGACGATGCCGGTTGGGTCCATCCGCAGCGCCTGTTCGTCTGGGCCACTGCCCCGCAGCCCTGA